Proteins from a single region of Oryza brachyantha chromosome 6, ObraRS2, whole genome shotgun sequence:
- the LOC102717071 gene encoding NAC domain-containing protein 43-like: MSISVNGQSVVPPGFRFHPTEEELLTYYLKKKVASERIDLDVIRDVDLNKLEPWDIQERCRIGSGPQNDWYFFSHKDKKYPTGTRTNRATAAGFWKATGRDKAIYSSSNRIGMRKTLVFYKGRAPHGQKSDWIMHEYRLDDPSSAAAAATAVAFPSYSSSSSPMHGGAGDQAAQEEGWVICRVFKKKNLVHHGGQSGGASAATTSHAAAKLAAAMESSPSNCSTVTVSDQVKAQMLHSASDDALDHILQYMGRSCKQETKPAAAAAAALDHLAAPISMYGKFMKLPPLEHVAGGGGLLAANPAGEYSAADASGIADWDSLDRLAASYELNGALSDVASKSMVSGFFDEPGAAFSSVHASSGAGDGDLWSLARSVSSLHADLTMNNV, translated from the exons ATGAGCATATCGGTGAACGGGCAGTCGGTGGTGCCGCCGGGGTTCCGGTTCCACCcgacggaggaggagctcctgACGTACTACCTGAAGAAGAAGGTGGCCTCGGAGCGCATCGACCTGGACGTCATCCGCGACGTCGACCTCAACAAGCTCGAGCCATGGGACATCCAAG AGAGGTGTAGGATCGGGTCAGGGCCGCAGAACGACTGGTACTTCTTCAGCCACAAGGACAAGAAGTACCCGACGGGGACGAGGACGAaccgggcgacggcggcggggttcTGGAAGGCCACCGGCCGCGACAAGGCCATCTACTCCAGCTCCAACCGCATCGGCATGCGCAAAACCCTCGTCTTCTACAAGGGCCGCGCCCCCCACGGCCAGAAGTCCGACTGGATCATGCACGAGTACCGCCTCGACGAcccttcctccgccgccgccgccgccaccgccgtcgccttcccctcctactcctcctcctcctcccca atgcacggcggcgccggagaccAAGCGGCGCAGGAGGAAGGGTGGGTGATCTGCAGGGTGTTCAAGAAGAAGAACCTCGTGCACCACGGCGGCCAGAGCGGCGGCGCTtctgcggcgacgacgagccaCGCGGCGgccaagctcgccgccgccatggagaGCAGCCCGAGCAACTGCTCGACGGTGACCGTCAGCGACCAGGTCAAGGCGCAGATGCTTCACTCCGCCAGCGACGACGCGCTCGACCACATCCTCCAGTACATGGGCCGCTCCTGCAAGCAGGAGAccaagccggcggcggcggccgcggccgcgctggATCACCTCGCTGCTCCGATCAGCATGTACGGCAAGTTCATGAAGCTTCCGCCCCTcgagcacgtcgccggcggcggcggcctcctggCGGCGAACCCGGCCGGCGAGtactccgccgccgacgcgtcgGGGATCGCCGACTGGGACAGCCTGGACCGGCTGGCGGCGTCGTACGAGCTCAACGGCGCGCTCTCCGACGTGGCTTCCAAGAGCATGGTGTCCGGCTTCTTCGACGAGCCCggcgccgccttctcctccgtgcacgcctcctccggcgccggcgacggcgacctgtGGAGCCTGGCGCGGTCGGTGTCATCGCTACACGCGGACTTGACCATGAACAACGTATAA
- the LOC102717622 gene encoding granule-bound starch synthase 1, chloroplastic/amyloplastic translates to MSALTTSQLATSSAGFGIADRSAPSSMLRHGFQGLKPRSPAGADGSLSVTTSARATPKQQRSVQRGSRRFPSVVVYATGAGMNVVFVGAEMAPWSKTGGLGDVLGGLPPAMAANGHRVMVISPRYDQYKDAWDTSVVAEIKVADRYERVRFFHCYKRGVDRVFIDHPSFLEKVWGKTGEKIYGPDTGIDYKDNQLRFSLLCQAALEAPRILNLNNNPYFSGTYGEDVVFVCNDWHTGPLPSYLKNNYQPNGIYRNAKVAFCIHNISYQGRFAFEDFPELNLSERFRSSFDFIDGYDKPVEGRKINWMKAGILESDRVLTVSPYYAEELISGIARGCELDNIMRLTGITGIVNGMDVSEWDPSKDKYITVKYDATTAIEAKALNKEALQAEVGLPVDRKIPLIAFIGRLEEQKGPDVMAAAIPELMKENVQIVLLGTGKKKFEKLLKSAEEKYPSKVRAVVKFNAPLAHHIMAGADILAVTSRFEPCGLIQLQGMRYGTPCACASTGGLVDTVIEGKTGFHMGRLSVDCKVVEPSDVQKVATTLKRAINVVGTPAYDEMVRNCMNQDLSWKGPARNWENVLLGLGVAGSQPGVEGEEIAPLAKENVAAP, encoded by the exons ATGTCGGCTCTCACCACGTCCCAGCTCGCCACCTCGTCCGCCGGCTTCGGCATCGCCGACaggtcggcgccgtcgtcgatgCTCCGCCATGGGTTCCAGGGCCTCAAGCCCCGGAGCCCCGCCGGCGCGGACGGATCCCTCAGCGTGACGACCAGCGCGCGCGCAACTCCCAAGCAGCAGCGGTCGGTGCAGCGCGGCAGCCGGAGGTTCCCCTCCGTCGTCGTCTacgccaccggcgccggcatgAACGTCGTCTTCGTCGGCGCCGAGATGGCGCCATGGAGCAAGAccggcggcctcggcgacgTCCTCGGTGGCCTGCCCCCTGCCATGGCT GCAAATGGCCACAGGGTCATGGTGATCTCTCCTCGCTACGACCAATACAAGGACGCCTGGGACACCAGCGTTGTGGCTGAG ATCAAGGTTGCAGACAGGTACGAGAGGGTGAGGTTTTTCCACTGCTACAAGCGTGGAGTTGACCGTGTGTTCATTGACCATCCGTCGTTCCTCGAGAAG GTTTGGGGAAAGACCGGTGAGAAGATCTACGGACCTGACACTGGAATTGATTACAAGGACAATCAGCTGCGTTTCAGCCTTCTTTGCCAG GCAGCACTCGAGGCTCCTAGGATCCTAAACCTCAACAACAACCCATACTTCTCCGGGACTTATG GTGAGGATGTTGTGTTCGTCTGCAACGACTGGCACACTGGCCCCCTGCCGAGCTACCTGAAGAACAACTACCAGCCCAATGGCATCTACAGGAATGcaaag GTTGCTTTCTGCATCCACAACATCTCCTACCAGGGCCGTTTCGCTTTCGAGGACTTCCCTGAGCTGAACCTCTCCGAGAGGTTCAGGTCATCCTTCGATTTCATCGACGG GTATGACAAGCCAGTGGAGGGCCGGAAGATCAACTGGATGAAGGCTGGAATCCTGGAATCCGACAGGGTCCTCACCGTCAGTCCGTACTACGCCGAGGAGCTCATCTCCGGCATTGCCAGGGGCTGCGAGCTCGACAACATCATGCGCCTGACCGGCATCACCGGCATCGTCAACGGCATGGACGTCAGCGAGTGGGATCCTAGCAAGGACAAGTACATCACCGTCAAGTACGACGCAACCACG GCCATCGAGGCGAAGGCGCTGAACAAGGAGGCGTTGCAGGCGGAGGTGGGGCTTCCGGTCGACCGGAAAATCCCCCTGATCGCGTTCATCGGCAGGCTGGAGGAGCAGAAGGGCCCCGACGTcatggccgccgccatcccggagctcatgaaGGAGAACGTCCAGATCGTTCTTCTG GGTACCGGCAAGAAGAAGTTCGAGAAGTTGCTCAAGAGCGCGGAGGAGAAGTACCCGAGCAAGGTGAGAGCCGTGGTGAAGTTCAACGCGCCGCTGGCTCACCACATCATGGCCGGAGCCGACATACTCGCCGTCACCAGCCGCTTCGAGCCCTGCGGCCTCATCCAGCTCCAGGGGATGAGATACGGAACG CCGTGTGCTTGCGCCTCCACCGGCGGGCTCGTCGACACGGTCATCGAAGGCAAGACCGGATTCCACATGGGCCGTCTCAGCGTCGAC TGCAAGGTGGTGGAGCCAAGTGACGTTCAGAAGGTGGCGACCACCCTGAAGCGCGCCATCAACGTCGTCGGCACGCCGGCGTACGACGAGATGGTCAGGAACTGCATGAACCAGGACCTCTCCTGGAAG GGGCCTGCAAGGAACTGGGAGAACGTGCTCCTGGGCCTGGGCGTCGCCGGGAGCCAGCCGGGGGTCGAAGGCGAGGagatcgcgccgctcgccaAGGAGAACGTGGCTGCTCCTTGA
- the LOC102717903 gene encoding BTB/POZ domain-containing protein 2-like — MERIIAMSVVGAGPGNVFGPGMSAGALESFVHRRQPGAGNKAASAAAAEGTGRGKSPPSSEARAAPAEAKSAAAKGGGAGARFDPALDLDGLYCFETISPH, encoded by the coding sequence ATGGAGAGGATCATCGCCATGTCCGTGGTGGGCGCGGGGCCCGGGAACGTGTTCGGCCCGGGCATGAGCGCCGGCGCGCTGGAGAGCTTCGTCCACCGCCGGCAACCAGGCGCCGGCAAcaaggcggcgtcggcggcggcggccgaaggGACAGGCCGCGGCAAGAGCCCTCCGTCGTCGGAGgcacgcgcggcgccggcagAGGCGAAAtctgcggcggcgaagggcggtggcgccggcgcgcggtTCGATCCGGCGCTGGACCTGGATGGGCTCTACTGCTTCGAGACCATCTCCCCCCATTGA
- the LOC102717347 gene encoding glucan endo-1,3-beta-glucosidase 14-like, whose translation MAAISNAVANTCCSPSPLLRRRRATAMAERAQFLLAIAVVVRAFGVAAGGASLGVNYGQVADNLPPPQAAALLLRALNATRVKLYDADARVLSAFAGSGADFTVGLPDRLVPRLATDPSAAAAWVRANVLPHIPATSITAITVGNEVLSGNDSTMLRSLLPAMQSLHAALAACNLTARVAVTTAHSLAVLSSSFPPSSAAFRRELLPYITPLLAFLAKTNSPFLINAYPYFAYKADPGRVDLNYVLFEANAGVGDPATGLHYDNMLHAQVDAVRAAICRANYGKPVEIRVSETGWPSQGDDDEAGATPENAARYNGNLMRLVAQGKGTPAAPGEALQVYVFALFNEDMKPGPASERHYGLFKPDGTPAYDVGVKAPTIGGSWKGRGNGTTGGGAGGLVVAEGPGGADGAGPGTGFYTVSAAAHKVKRWQCWESLLFATVFLAMASGLCWS comes from the exons ATGGCTGCCATCTCCAACGCTGTCGCGAACACTTGTTGCTCTCCCAGTCCActgctccggcgacggcgagccacTGCCATGGCGGAACGGGCACAGTTCCTGCTTGCCATCGCCGTGGTCGTACGGGCTTTcggggtggcggccggcggtgcTTCGTTAGGGGTGAACTATGGCCAGGTTGCTGAtaacttgccgccgccgcaggccgCGGCGTTGCTCCTCCGCGCGCTGAACGCCACCAGGGTGAAGCTGTACGACGCCGACGCGCGAGTGCTCAGCGCGttcgccggctccggcgccgacTTCACCGTCGGCCTCCCGGACCGCCTCGTCCCGCGCCTCGCCACCGacccgtccgccgccgccgcgtgggtGCGCGCCAATGTTCTGCCGCACATCCCGGCGACGTCCATCACCGCTATCACCGTCGGCAACGAGGTGCTCAGCGGCAACGACAGCACCATGCTCCGGTCGCTCCTCCCGGCCATGCAGTCGCTCCACGCGGCCCTCGCCGCCTGCAACCTGACCGCCCGCGTGGCCGTCACCACGGCGCACTCCCTCGCcgtgctctcctcctccttcccgccctcctccgccgccttccGCCGCGAGCTCCTCCCGTACATTACCCCTCTCCTCGCCTTCCTCGCCAAGACCAATTCGCCGTTCCTCATCAACGCCTACCCTTACTTCGCCTACAAGGCCGACCCGGGCCGCGTCGACCTCAACTACGTGCTGTTCGAGGCCAatgccggcgtcggcgacccGGCCACGGGGCTGCACTACGACAACATGCTGCATGCGCAGGTGGACGCGGTGCGCGCGGCGATCTGCAGGGCCAACTACGGCAAGCCGGTGGAGATTCGCGTGTCGGAGACCGGGTGGCCGTCccagggcgacgacgacgaggccggGGCCACGCCGGAGAACGCGGCGAGGTACAACGGCAACCTGATGCGGCTGGTGGCGCAGGGCAAggggacgccggcggcgcccggcgagGCGCTGCAGGTGTACGTGTTCGCGCTGTTCAACGAGGACATGAAGCCCGGCCCGGCGTCCGAGCGGCATTACGGGCTGTTCAAGCCGGACGGCACGCCGGCATACGACGTCGGCGTGAAGGCTCCGACGATCGGTGGCAGCTGGAAGGGGAGAGGCAATGGCactaccggcggcggcgccggcgggctgGTCGTGGCGGAAGGGCCCGGAGGAGCGGACGGTGCAGGACCCGGAACTGGATTCTACACAGTGTCTGCAGCGGCACACAAG gtGAAGAGGTGGCAATGCTGGGAAAGCTTGTTGTTTGCAACTGTCTTCTTGGCCATGGCTTCTGGCCTGTGCTGGTCATGA